A region of Thermococcus argininiproducens DNA encodes the following proteins:
- a CDS encoding ArsR/SmtB family transcription factor, whose translation MKDVLIVTDPKKIRILAETTRLDIISLLRERAMTVSELSMLLNKDPSTIHRHINLLKQAGFIEEVGREGSEKLYRRSAKVFLISPYENDASAWVAMDRIHTKEAVRLYEIFTEAGFIIPNKKEFVNLIKKFLSNFEFLSRDIVKRLEGVEMNRLEFIRIMVLLALINSPKLQEEAKKLRKILKLED comes from the coding sequence ATGAAAGATGTTCTTATAGTTACCGACCCCAAGAAAATTAGGATATTAGCTGAGACGACCCGCTTAGATATTATTTCATTGCTCAGGGAACGTGCAATGACAGTATCTGAACTTAGCATGTTACTTAATAAAGACCCTTCAACAATACATCGACACATAAACCTGCTTAAGCAGGCAGGTTTCATTGAAGAGGTTGGAAGGGAAGGAAGTGAAAAACTCTATAGAAGGAGCGCAAAAGTGTTCCTAATATCCCCTTATGAAAATGATGCCAGTGCGTGGGTAGCGATGGACAGGATACACACGAAGGAGGCCGTGAGACTCTATGAGATATTCACTGAAGCCGGATTCATAATACCCAATAAAAAAGAGTTCGTAAATCTGATAAAGAAGTTTTTAAGTAATTTTGAATTTCTCTCCAGGGACATCGTTAAAAGACTTGAAGGCGTCGAAATGAATCGTCTTGAGTTTATTCGGATAATGGTATTACTGGCCCTCATAAACTCCCCCAAACTGCAAGAAGAAGCAAAAAAATTAAGGAAGATTTTAAAACTTGAGGACTAA
- a CDS encoding amidohydrolase family protein: MSILIKNGRIIYGENLDIINGDIYIEGNRIAKVGRGLKLSAEYVIDANGKVISPGFINAHTHSPMVLLRGLADDLPLMEWLQEYVWPVEKKLTSKHIYWGALLGILEMIKGGTTTFVDMYFHMEEVAKVVEKTGIRAYLSYGMVDLGDEEKRNVEIKETLKLLEFIKKLDSPRIEFLFGPHAPYTCSPELLKWVREKANETGKMITIHLNETKREVQDIKEKYGMTPVEFLDELGFLGDDIIAAHGVWLSDKEIEILAKRRVTIVHNPASNMKLASGVMPIEKLLKAGVNIALGTDGAASNNSLDMLEEMKLAALVHKVHTLNPTVADAKTIYKMATQNGAKALHLNAGIIKEGALADIAIIDFNKPHLRPITNVVSHLVYSASGNDVETVIIDGEIIMLDGEVLTVDEEEIINKVQKIVDKLH, from the coding sequence ATGAGCATCTTAATTAAAAATGGACGGATAATTTACGGTGAGAATCTTGATATTATTAACGGTGATATTTACATCGAAGGAAATAGAATAGCTAAGGTTGGTAGAGGTCTTAAACTTTCGGCAGAATACGTTATTGATGCAAACGGGAAGGTGATTTCTCCAGGATTTATCAATGCTCATACACATTCCCCTATGGTCCTTTTAAGGGGGCTTGCCGATGATCTCCCCTTAATGGAGTGGCTTCAGGAATATGTGTGGCCTGTTGAAAAAAAGTTGACCTCAAAACATATCTATTGGGGTGCCCTTCTTGGTATTCTTGAGATGATCAAAGGTGGGACAACGACTTTTGTTGATATGTACTTTCACATGGAAGAAGTAGCAAAAGTTGTTGAAAAAACCGGGATAAGGGCCTATTTGAGTTATGGTATGGTGGATTTGGGGGATGAAGAAAAGAGAAATGTTGAGATTAAGGAAACTCTCAAGCTTTTAGAGTTCATTAAAAAATTAGACTCACCAAGAATAGAGTTTCTCTTTGGGCCTCATGCTCCTTACACCTGTTCCCCTGAGCTTTTAAAATGGGTTAGAGAGAAAGCGAATGAAACGGGAAAAATGATAACTATTCATCTGAATGAGACAAAAAGAGAAGTGCAGGATATAAAAGAAAAATATGGGATGACTCCAGTTGAATTCCTCGATGAACTTGGATTTCTTGGAGATGATATCATAGCGGCCCATGGTGTTTGGTTGAGTGATAAAGAGATTGAGATTTTAGCCAAGAGGAGGGTAACGATAGTTCATAACCCTGCAAGCAACATGAAACTTGCTAGTGGTGTTATGCCCATTGAAAAGCTCCTAAAAGCGGGTGTTAACATTGCTCTCGGTACTGATGGGGCAGCAAGTAACAACAGTTTGGACATGCTTGAGGAGATGAAATTGGCTGCCCTAGTTCATAAGGTACATACATTAAATCCAACGGTTGCTGATGCAAAGACTATTTACAAAATGGCCACACAAAATGGTGCAAAGGCTTTGCATTTGAATGCCGGGATTATAAAAGAAGGAGCTCTTGCAGACATTGCCATAATTGACTTCAACAAGCCCCATTTAAGGCCAATAACCAATGTAGTCTCTCACCTAGTATATTCGGCCAGTGGCAACGATGTAGAGACAGTGATAATTGATGGGGAAATCATCATGCTTGATGGGGAAGTCTTAACTGTGGATGAGGAGGAGATTATAAATAAAGTGCAGAAGATAGTGGACAAGCTTCACTAA
- a CDS encoding transcriptional regulator: MKKKVKVITDPEVIKLMLEDTRRQILRLLRSREMTISQLSEILGKTPQTVYHHIEKLKEAGLVEVKRTEMKGNLVEKYYGRTADVFYINLYLGDEELRYLAKSKLKTKLEIFKILGYKFDEEELLNLMDKITEKEHSYTTRISKELEEKGEALKEFSNEDIIHAVDWLTMAELGRDGEALELLRKLGEILKKE; this comes from the coding sequence ATGAAAAAGAAAGTTAAAGTCATCACAGATCCAGAGGTAATAAAACTTATGCTTGAGGATACAAGAAGACAGATACTAAGACTGTTAAGAAGCAGAGAAATGACAATTTCACAACTTTCTGAAATACTTGGAAAAACCCCACAAACTGTTTATCACCACATCGAAAAACTCAAAGAAGCTGGCCTCGTCGAGGTAAAAAGAACCGAGATGAAGGGAAATCTAGTAGAGAAGTACTATGGAAGAACCGCAGATGTGTTCTACATAAACCTATATCTTGGAGATGAGGAGTTGAGATATTTAGCAAAGTCCAAACTAAAAACAAAACTCGAGATCTTTAAAATACTGGGCTACAAGTTTGACGAAGAAGAACTTTTGAATCTCATGGACAAAATTACAGAAAAGGAACATTCGTATACAACAAGGATTTCCAAAGAATTGGAGGAAAAAGGGGAGGCTCTGAAAGAATTTTCAAACGAAGACATAATCCACGCCGTAGACTGGCTCACCATGGCCGAGTTAGGAAGGGATGGGGAGGCCCTAGAGCTCCTGAGAAAACTTGGAGAAATCCTTAAAAAGGAGTAA
- a CDS encoding molybdopterin-dependent oxidoreductase translates to MEKKLIVAAFFIAILAIFTLLRLDSEPKVDQVSEKEIFQNSSYEQPSPILGENTSQEVGEWVIEVTGLVERPMNITLSQLKDMPQTLVFSELYCVGYPGKARKQGLWKGVKLSYILERAGVKENAIKIAFYAQDGFMTDLPVDEPFKNEEIIIAYEFNNESIEPRLVAPDMWGYKWIKYLIRIELVDYNFLGTYESEGYPDDAYIGERS, encoded by the coding sequence GTGGAGAAAAAACTTATTGTTGCTGCCTTTTTTATTGCCATTTTGGCAATATTTACTCTACTGCGATTGGATTCCGAACCAAAAGTCGATCAAGTTTCTGAGAAAGAAATTTTTCAAAACTCTTCCTATGAGCAGCCCTCCCCAATATTGGGGGAAAATACTTCCCAAGAGGTGGGTGAGTGGGTTATAGAAGTTACAGGACTTGTTGAAAGGCCTATGAACATTACCCTCTCGCAGCTTAAGGATATGCCGCAGACTTTGGTTTTTTCTGAACTTTATTGTGTAGGTTATCCCGGTAAAGCTAGAAAACAAGGTTTATGGAAGGGAGTTAAGCTCTCTTATATCTTGGAGCGAGCGGGTGTGAAAGAAAATGCAATAAAAATAGCTTTTTATGCACAAGATGGTTTTATGACAGACCTTCCAGTGGATGAGCCATTTAAAAATGAGGAGATAATTATTGCTTATGAATTCAATAATGAGTCTATCGAGCCCAGGCTGGTTGCTCCAGATATGTGGGGTTATAAATGGATAAAGTACCTTATTAGAATAGAGCTTGTTGATTACAATTTCTTAGGGACATATGAAAGCGAGGGTTATCCTGACGATGCTTACATAGGTGAGAGGTCGTGA
- a CDS encoding NAD(P)H-hydrate dehydratase, whose amino-acid sequence MKIEDVYIWDINAKWLGISPFQLMENAGAGVARIIEEKFGKGLKVAIFCGTGNNGGDGFVIARHLSFENDVTVFLVGDEIKIKSEEAKHNWEILKKLDFVKIKTLKDSTQIKGLDLAKFNVIVDALLGAGTKGELREPIKSAVEKINEYSGKARIVSVDLPTGYPSSVKVNCDFAVTFQWDKEEYGGFERIIAKIGYPKELYHLIGPGDVKFALRKKGEHKGQNGKLLVIGGSEDYFGAPYLAAKAASYIVDLVYLAMPEYSARRINDPDLILRPFNGENFIEVHVKRALELSKNVDAVVIGPGIGQKEETKKFVRGFVKQCEKPLVIDADGLKAIAEDLNILEGKTFVLTPHAGEFKILFGEKPEGDLIEKVRIVMEKAKQIEGTILLKGVYDIISDGTTWKYNKTGNRGMTTGGTGDVLSGIIGGLLALGNNPLRASAVGAFLTGFAGDIVKEEMGENYTALEVAKKVPFAIKWALEF is encoded by the coding sequence ATGAAAATTGAGGATGTCTACATCTGGGACATAAATGCTAAGTGGCTCGGCATTTCGCCATTTCAGCTCATGGAAAATGCTGGGGCTGGAGTTGCTCGAATTATAGAAGAAAAATTTGGAAAGGGACTTAAAGTGGCGATTTTTTGTGGGACAGGCAACAATGGCGGGGATGGTTTTGTAATAGCGAGGCATTTGAGCTTTGAAAATGATGTTACCGTGTTTTTGGTAGGGGATGAGATAAAGATCAAAAGTGAGGAAGCCAAACACAACTGGGAAATTCTCAAAAAGCTTGATTTTGTAAAGATTAAAACTCTAAAAGACTCAACTCAAATAAAAGGATTAGATCTTGCTAAGTTTAATGTGATTGTTGATGCTCTTCTTGGTGCAGGTACTAAAGGTGAGCTAAGGGAACCAATAAAGAGTGCTGTCGAGAAAATCAATGAATATTCAGGAAAAGCTAGGATAGTTAGCGTTGATTTGCCAACCGGCTATCCATCGAGCGTTAAGGTAAATTGTGACTTTGCAGTAACTTTCCAATGGGACAAGGAGGAATATGGGGGTTTTGAGCGGATAATAGCGAAAATCGGTTATCCAAAAGAACTTTACCATTTAATTGGTCCGGGAGATGTAAAATTTGCCTTGAGGAAAAAAGGTGAACATAAAGGCCAAAATGGGAAACTTTTGGTGATTGGGGGGAGTGAAGATTACTTTGGCGCACCCTACCTGGCAGCGAAAGCTGCTAGCTATATAGTGGATTTGGTTTATCTAGCCATGCCTGAATATTCGGCTAGAAGGATTAATGATCCAGATTTAATTTTGAGGCCTTTTAATGGCGAAAATTTCATAGAAGTTCATGTTAAAAGAGCTTTAGAGCTTTCAAAAAATGTTGATGCTGTTGTTATAGGCCCTGGAATTGGCCAAAAAGAAGAAACTAAAAAATTTGTTAGAGGGTTTGTAAAACAGTGTGAAAAACCTTTAGTTATAGATGCTGATGGATTAAAAGCGATAGCAGAAGATCTAAATATTCTTGAAGGTAAAACATTCGTATTAACCCCACATGCAGGGGAGTTCAAGATTCTTTTTGGAGAAAAACCTGAAGGAGACTTGATTGAAAAAGTCAGAATTGTAATGGAAAAAGCAAAGCAAATAGAAGGTACAATTCTACTAAAAGGGGTTTATGATATAATAAGTGATGGAACTACTTGGAAATATAATAAAACAGGAAATAGGGGAATGACCACTGGTGGAACGGGGGATGTTCTCTCGGGGATTATTGGTGGTTTATTGGCTTTGGGCAACAATCCATTGAGAGCTTCCGCAGTAGGGGCCTTTCTTACGGGATTTGCAGGGGATATTGTAAAAGAAGAAATGGGGGAAAATTACACTGCATTAGAAGTTGCTAAAAAAGTTCCTTTTGCTATTAAGTGGGCTTTGGAGTTTTAG
- a CDS encoding DUF473 domain-containing protein produces the protein MELLVLAGIARKALDQILRNPYRTIEIRSARNVIVIQNLKPGERLFLTYETPQDITHGTEGVIAEILRIERMEQRIPWEESDEREQTVCRVQLRLKGLGKVIEVSKEENMVKVKVREMLPHEMAMG, from the coding sequence ATGGAGCTTCTTGTACTTGCGGGAATAGCCCGAAAAGCTCTTGATCAAATTTTAAGAAATCCTTACCGGACAATAGAGATAAGAAGTGCCAGGAATGTGATAGTCATTCAAAACTTAAAACCCGGAGAAAGACTTTTCTTAACATATGAAACCCCCCAAGACATAACACATGGAACTGAGGGTGTAATAGCTGAGATTCTTAGAATAGAGAGAATGGAGCAAAGAATCCCATGGGAAGAGAGCGATGAAAGAGAACAAACAGTTTGCAGAGTTCAATTGAGACTCAAAGGATTGGGGAAAGTCATTGAAGTTTCAAAAGAGGAAAATATGGTGAAAGTAAAAGTTAGGGAAATGCTCCCACATGAAATGGCCATGGGTTAA
- a CDS encoding S-methyl-5'-thioadenosine phosphorylase, which produces MPKIGIIGGSGVYGVFEPKESIKVHTPYGRPSAPVEIGEIEGVEVAFIPRHGKTHEFPPHEVPYRANIWALKELGVERIIGITAVGSLREEYRPGDIVITDQFIDFTKKRDYTFYNGPRVAHFSMADPFCPEMREIFYNAAKELEIPVHERGTYVCIEGPRFSTRAESMMFRQFAHIIGMTLVPEVVLARELGMCYVNIAAVTDYDVWAEKPVDAQEVIKVMQENNEKVRKLLKAGVPKISEERKCGCADVLKTAFV; this is translated from the coding sequence ATGCCAAAAATAGGGATAATTGGTGGTTCTGGCGTTTACGGAGTATTTGAGCCAAAAGAGAGTATAAAAGTCCACACTCCATATGGAAGGCCATCAGCTCCAGTGGAAATCGGAGAGATTGAGGGTGTTGAGGTGGCTTTTATTCCAAGGCACGGTAAAACTCATGAGTTTCCTCCACACGAGGTACCATACAGGGCAAACATTTGGGCTCTCAAAGAACTTGGAGTAGAGCGGATTATAGGAATAACAGCGGTTGGATCTCTTAGAGAGGAATACAGGCCTGGCGATATTGTGATAACTGATCAATTCATTGACTTTACAAAGAAGAGGGACTATACATTTTATAATGGCCCAAGAGTTGCCCACTTTAGCATGGCCGATCCGTTCTGTCCTGAGATGAGAGAAATATTCTACAATGCTGCAAAAGAGCTTGAGATCCCAGTTCATGAAAGGGGTACTTATGTATGTATTGAAGGCCCAAGATTTTCCACAAGGGCTGAGTCAATGATGTTTAGACAATTTGCTCACATAATTGGGATGACACTTGTTCCAGAGGTTGTTTTAGCTAGGGAGCTTGGAATGTGCTATGTTAACATAGCAGCGGTTACGGACTATGATGTTTGGGCAGAAAAGCCAGTAGATGCTCAGGAGGTTATAAAAGTTATGCAAGAGAACAACGAGAAGGTTAGAAAGCTTTTAAAAGCGGGTGTTCCGAAGATTTCAGAAGAAAGAAAGTGTGGCTGTGCTGATGTTCTTAAGACTGCTTTTGTTTGA
- a CDS encoding proteasome assembly chaperone family protein, with protein MKKPVELILPDIENPIFIEGYPGIGLVGHIAANFLTKELKMEPIGYVESSFLPPVSIILEGKPNPPLRFYKKDNIIVAVADIYIPPTLVNEIAREITTYLKRNNAEKVISLGGMGIGLFKEHMDVWGIGGSEEENKDLENLGVKILKYGSIMGMSGKLLWEASKEKLKAYALLGETFGDRPDPRAAANIIEILKKLVPIGVSTEPLLKEAQMIEEQLRRMHEQMESARRRAEKEYERVYL; from the coding sequence ATGAAAAAGCCCGTAGAGCTTATTCTGCCAGACATTGAAAACCCCATTTTCATTGAAGGATATCCAGGAATAGGATTAGTGGGCCACATAGCCGCCAATTTTCTTACAAAAGAGCTTAAAATGGAACCAATAGGGTATGTTGAAAGTTCTTTCTTACCCCCTGTCTCTATAATTCTCGAAGGAAAACCAAACCCCCCGTTAAGATTTTACAAGAAGGACAACATAATTGTGGCTGTGGCAGATATTTATATTCCCCCAACCCTTGTAAACGAAATAGCAAGAGAAATAACAACATATTTAAAGCGTAACAATGCTGAAAAAGTAATCTCTCTTGGTGGAATGGGTATTGGACTCTTCAAAGAACACATGGATGTTTGGGGAATTGGAGGAAGTGAAGAAGAAAATAAAGATTTAGAAAATCTCGGTGTCAAAATACTAAAATATGGCTCAATCATGGGGATGAGTGGAAAACTTCTATGGGAGGCCAGTAAAGAAAAACTTAAGGCGTACGCTTTATTAGGTGAGACTTTTGGAGATAGGCCAGATCCAAGGGCCGCAGCAAACATTATAGAGATTCTAAAGAAACTTGTTCCTATAGGTGTTTCAACAGAACCACTCCTTAAAGAGGCCCAAATGATTGAAGAACAGTTAAGAAGAATGCATGAACAAATGGAATCTGCTAGAAGGAGAGCAGAAAAAGAGTATGAAAGAGTTTACCTGTGA
- a CDS encoding S-layer protein has protein sequence MKDSTALVFVLLVFFSLFLVPPVSAGSFHSGTLIIDGTEYKIEDSTLLQEGNIIVQNGGKLIIKNATLELLQDYHAHYGIIIKDNSQLIVENSIITSDYQFYIRFHSNSKGSFVGLSFTKKAPIISLSSGRPILEIVDSIFDGLEVTSYLSGAQVTIKNSEFALYSWLVGKVNVTNLYEGFKLGSASIVSEKYTVNIHNSTISGAWMWIQKDAEVIIKDSYVGTIEIRDFPNIYLVNSTVGTFTPRLEGIEVSMSLNPGFYENYTIDLTHEGAWFLRLENSRILEWDVNILSNTKVTLQGSKLAHIALTAQDTNSTVLIKDSEISWLEIKDFKGSITFDHVTITGWVSIYKETETTQEIRIDGNVTIFPNTLNFMFGLKWHDSIVKRRYPIILKEGMFYNAYKNYSIEIKDPEGNSVYSSSIVNMKPPTLIFNSSNYDKSFSLILYGENSELTVTPISLLTSTPISLKVGDKLDVSRIRASPVIYGEGRVDKEYAWTFWRKMCSDRVPAHCTESEIVVLIGGPVANKLTRDYMDNFPVEVTNEYPGKGKGVIEATVIDGKIYILVAGSDRWGTKAGVEILKDLDYISEKPIFVDWNDGNPKIVPGG, from the coding sequence ATGAAAGATTCAACTGCATTGGTTTTCGTTTTATTGGTATTTTTCAGTCTCTTTTTAGTTCCTCCTGTTAGTGCTGGATCATTTCATAGTGGAACTTTGATCATAGATGGCACAGAATATAAAATAGAAGATTCTACACTTCTTCAAGAGGGCAACATAATAGTACAGAATGGTGGAAAACTAATAATTAAAAATGCCACTCTCGAGCTCCTTCAGGATTATCACGCCCACTATGGGATTATTATTAAAGATAACTCTCAACTAATAGTAGAGAACTCCATAATTACATCGGACTACCAATTCTACATTAGATTCCACAGTAATTCAAAAGGGAGTTTTGTGGGGTTATCATTCACCAAGAAAGCTCCCATTATTTCATTATCTAGTGGTCGTCCGATTCTTGAAATCGTTGATTCAATCTTTGATGGATTAGAAGTGACCTCTTACTTGTCTGGGGCCCAGGTAACTATTAAAAATTCAGAATTTGCTCTTTATTCTTGGTTAGTTGGAAAAGTAAATGTTACGAATCTCTATGAGGGATTTAAACTTGGAAGTGCGTCAATAGTTTCTGAGAAATACACGGTAAACATTCACAATTCTACGATCTCTGGAGCATGGATGTGGATCCAAAAAGATGCTGAGGTCATTATCAAAGATTCGTATGTGGGTACTATTGAGATAAGGGACTTTCCCAACATTTACCTCGTGAATTCTACTGTTGGGACATTTACTCCACGTTTGGAGGGTATTGAAGTTAGCATGAGTTTAAACCCTGGGTTTTATGAAAACTACACCATTGACCTAACTCATGAAGGAGCTTGGTTTTTAAGACTTGAAAATTCAAGGATCCTTGAATGGGATGTGAACATACTTTCCAACACCAAGGTTACACTCCAAGGGTCTAAACTTGCCCATATTGCTCTTACAGCACAGGATACGAATTCTACAGTACTTATAAAAGACTCAGAAATATCTTGGCTTGAAATAAAAGACTTCAAAGGCTCAATAACATTTGATCACGTCACAATAACTGGGTGGGTTAGTATCTACAAAGAAACTGAAACAACTCAAGAAATAAGGATTGATGGTAATGTAACCATATTCCCAAATACTCTCAACTTCATGTTTGGACTTAAATGGCATGATTCAATTGTTAAGCGTAGGTATCCAATTATTCTAAAGGAAGGGATGTTCTACAATGCTTATAAGAACTATTCAATTGAGATAAAGGATCCTGAAGGAAATTCGGTTTATTCTTCCTCCATAGTTAATATGAAACCCCCAACACTAATATTCAACTCGAGCAACTATGATAAGAGCTTTTCCTTGATTTTGTATGGAGAGAATAGTGAACTCACAGTGACTCCAATTTCCCTCCTCACAAGTACTCCCATCTCTCTTAAGGTTGGAGATAAATTAGATGTGTCTAGGATTCGTGCTTCTCCAGTAATTTATGGGGAAGGAAGAGTCGACAAAGAGTATGCATGGACATTCTGGAGGAAAATGTGTTCCGATAGAGTTCCCGCACACTGTACTGAATCCGAAATAGTAGTATTAATTGGGGGGCCTGTGGCCAATAAGTTGACTAGAGATTACATGGATAATTTTCCAGTGGAAGTTACAAATGAGTATCCTGGAAAAGGAAAAGGAGTCATTGAGGCAACAGTGATAGATGGGAAAATCTATATTCTAGTGGCTGGCTCAGATAGGTGGGGAACAAAGGCAGGTGTTGAAATACTTAAGGATCTAGATTATATTTCAGAAAAGCCAATTTTTGTAGATTGGAACGATGGAAATCCTAAAATTGTTCCTGGTGGATAG
- a CDS encoding [protein ADP-ribosylglutamate] hydrolase → MVELSFGSLTFKVTQGDITKFPAEAIVNAANKYLEHGGGVAYAIAKAAIGNVREYIKISKEAMREQIGRDWIEHGEVVVTPALKMEQHGIKYVIHTVGPYCGGKWDENKKDKLRKAILGALRKAGELKAESIAFPAISAGIYGCPFEEVVKTFIEVVNEFSKEAKSLKEVYLVLYSKKDYERAKDIFGAEKDGNS, encoded by the coding sequence ATGGTTGAGCTTAGTTTTGGTTCTCTCACATTTAAAGTGACTCAAGGAGACATAACAAAGTTCCCTGCTGAAGCTATTGTTAACGCTGCTAACAAATATCTTGAACATGGTGGTGGCGTGGCCTATGCAATAGCAAAAGCAGCAATTGGAAATGTGAGAGAGTACATAAAAATAAGCAAAGAAGCCATGAGAGAGCAGATTGGAAGGGATTGGATTGAACATGGGGAAGTGGTTGTAACACCAGCCTTAAAAATGGAACAACATGGGATTAAGTATGTCATTCATACAGTTGGTCCTTATTGTGGCGGTAAGTGGGATGAGAATAAAAAGGATAAACTTAGGAAAGCTATTCTTGGAGCTTTGAGAAAGGCTGGTGAGTTGAAAGCTGAAAGCATAGCATTTCCAGCTATAAGCGCTGGGATTTATGGCTGTCCTTTTGAAGAAGTTGTGAAAACGTTCATAGAGGTGGTTAATGAGTTTTCAAAGGAAGCAAAGAGTTTGAAAGAAGTTTATCTAGTGCTCTATTCTAAGAAGGACTACGAGAGGGCCAAAGACATTTTTGGGGCTGAGAAGGATGGAAACTCATGA
- the nucS gene encoding endonuclease NucS, with translation MKVEAKLNPSRDDIVDLFSKGLSTEAIVTIFAHCRVFYDGRAKSELGPGDRVIIIKPDGSFLIHQKEKREPVNWQPPGSSVSLDVREDKLILRSVRRKPKEILEVELIDVYLFSYFQAEDYEALALVGSEAEMADLVFKNPELIEEGFKPISKEKSIRHGIVDLLGKDKDGNIVILEFKRRRADLHAVSQLKRYVETMREEYEKVRGILVAPSLTSGARKLLKKEGLEFKKLNPPKQEKSRKGRQKTLFD, from the coding sequence ATGAAGGTAGAAGCAAAGCTTAATCCTAGTAGAGATGATATCGTTGACCTCTTTAGCAAGGGTCTTTCAACCGAAGCTATAGTGACGATTTTTGCCCATTGCAGGGTCTTTTATGATGGTAGGGCAAAGAGTGAGCTTGGGCCGGGGGATAGGGTTATAATAATAAAACCTGATGGCTCATTTTTAATTCATCAGAAAGAAAAAAGAGAGCCTGTTAATTGGCAGCCTCCTGGAAGTTCTGTAAGTTTGGATGTGAGGGAGGATAAGCTAATTCTGAGGAGTGTTAGAAGAAAACCCAAAGAAATCTTGGAAGTTGAACTTATTGATGTTTATCTTTTCTCGTATTTTCAAGCTGAAGATTATGAGGCTCTGGCGCTTGTTGGAAGTGAGGCTGAGATGGCAGACTTGGTCTTTAAGAATCCTGAATTGATTGAGGAAGGCTTTAAACCCATATCTAAAGAAAAATCTATTAGGCATGGTATTGTCGATCTTCTTGGCAAAGATAAAGATGGAAATATTGTTATTTTAGAGTTTAAACGAAGAAGAGCTGATTTACATGCTGTGAGCCAACTCAAGAGATATGTGGAGACAATGAGAGAGGAGTATGAAAAAGTTAGGGGGATTCTTGTGGCACCATCATTAACTTCTGGTGCTAGAAAACTTCTGAAGAAAGAAGGCCTCGAGTTTAAAAAACTAAATCCTCCCAAACAGGAAAAATCTAGAAAAGGAAGACAGAAGACACTGTTTGATTAA
- a CDS encoding DUF211 domain-containing protein gives MAKGIRLLVLDVLKPHQPMVTELALGLSELKGVDGVNITLVEIDKETENVKITIVGDNLDYEEIVRTIEEFGGVVHSIDMVAAGKKIIEESETPQDRLEEF, from the coding sequence ATGGCAAAGGGAATTAGACTTCTCGTATTGGATGTGCTCAAACCCCATCAGCCCATGGTAACTGAGCTGGCTCTGGGGTTAAGTGAGCTAAAAGGGGTTGATGGGGTTAACATTACCCTTGTGGAAATCGATAAAGAAACTGAAAATGTTAAGATAACCATTGTTGGTGACAATTTGGATTATGAAGAAATAGTGAGAACCATCGAGGAATTCGGGGGAGTTGTACACAGTATTGATATGGTGGCCGCTGGTAAAAAGATTATTGAAGAAAGTGAAACTCCTCAAGATAGATTAGAGGAATTTTGA